The window CCGTCGTCGAGGACGAGGAGGCAGTCTACGCGGCCCGTCAGGGGTCGCCCCTCGTGATGGGCATCGACGACGATCGCTACTTCCTCGCCAGCGACGTCCCGGCCTTCCTCGACCACACCGCCGAGGTGTGTTACCTCGAGGACGGCGACTTCGCGGCCGTCCGACCCGACGACGTGACGATCGAGAACGGCGACGGTGAGCGCGTCGAGCGCGACGTCGAACGGGTCGACTGGCAACCCGAGGAGACCGGGAAGGGCCAGTACGAACACTTCATGCTGAAGGAGATCTTCAGCCAGCCGACCTCGCTGAAGAAGACCATCGAGGGGCGCATCGACAGCGGGGCGGAGCCGGCACTCGAGGACATCGACGCGTCGACGCTCGCCGACGTAGAGCGCGTCCGACTCGTCGGCAGTGGCACGTCGTACCACGCCGCGCTGTTCGGTGCCGCGCTGTTGAACCAGTCGGGCGTCAGCGCCCGCGCGATCCGGGCCAGCGAGTACGACGTCAACACCGGTGACCCGGAGCCGAACACCCTGTTCGTCGCCGTCACCCAGAGCGGGGAGACGGCGGACACGCTCGGCGCACTCAGACGGGCCAAGCGGAACGGTATCGACACCATCGCGGTGACGAACGTCGTCCAGTCCACGGCCGCCCGCATCGCCGAGACGCCGCTGTACATCCGGGCCGGCCCCGAAATCGGCGTCGCAGCGACGAAGACGTTCTCCTCACAGGCCGTGATGCTGACCCTGCTGAGTCAGGTCGTCGCGGACGCCGCCGACGGAGCCTCGACCGTCGACGACGTCGAGCGACTCATGACGGACCTCGAACGGCTCCCGGAGTCGGTCGAGGAGGTGCTGGCGTCGAGCGACGCCGAGGCGGTCGCGACGCACTACCTCGGCAAGGACGCGTTCTTCTTCATCGGCCGCGGCATCGGCTGTTCGGTCGCCAAGGAGGGCGCGTTGAAGTTCAAGGAGATCACCTACGAGCACGCCGAGGGGTTCGCGTCGGGCGAACTGAAACACGGACCACTCGCGCTCGTCACCGAGGACACGCCAATCGTCGCGGTCTGTACCCGATCCGGCGAGCGGACGGTGAAGAACGCGATGGAGGCACAGACGCGGGGCGCCCCCATCGTCGCCGTCGCCCCCGCCGGCCACGAGGCCGTCTCGGAGGCCGACGCCCACCTGTCGGTCCCGGACGTCCACCCCGTCTGTCGGAGCCTGCTCGCGAACGTACAGCTCCAGTTGCTGTCGTATCACTGTGCGGCGACGCTGGGTCGCGCAATCGACAAACCCCGTAACCTCGCCAAGAGTGTTACTGTCGAATGACCGTCCTCCCGGGACATCCACCACCACGATGAACAAGGAACTGTTCGGCGTCTTCGGCGACAGAGCGGTGTTCGACGAGCACACCGCGACCGGGAGCTACGACTGGGTCCACGAGGGTGAACGGGCGACGGTCGCCGTCAGAGACCCCGCACTCGGGCTCCCGGGACGAACGGCCGCCTACGCGGACGAGCGCGGTGCCTGTCTGCTCTGGGGCGAGGTGTTGCCGCCGGACGGCGCGACGTCGCCGGTCGCCGAGCGGACACTCGACCGCTACGCGGCGGTCGGGACGGACGCCTTCGACGAACTGAACGGGTCGTACCTCGCGTTCGTCGAGTACGACGGCGAGGCCCTCGTCGCCACGGACCCCGTCCGGACGTGGCAGTGCTTCTACGCCGACACCTCGTACGGTCGCGTCTTCGGCACCGACCCGAAGCACGTCCTCGACACCGTCGAGGAGCCGTCGATCGACCCCCGTGGTGTCCTGGAGTTCGTCCACCTGAGCGTCGTGCTCGACGAACGGACGGCCTTCGAGGAACTCTCGCGGGCCCCCTTCGACGGCTACCTCACCGGCACCGGCACGGGGACACTGGACCGGTTCGTCTACGACCACACGGGAAGCGAGGAGGTAGACTGGGTCGGCGAACTGGCCGATCGACTGCGGCGGGCTATCCGCCGGCGGACCGTCTACCCCGGCAAGAAGGGACTCATGTTGAGCGCGGGGTACGACTCCCGGGTCGTCGCCGTCGAACATCCGCAACTCGACGTCTGCTACACGCTCGGTCGCGAAGGGCACCCCGAGGTGGACGTCGCCGGCGACGTGGCGGCCCAGTACGGCGTCGACCACGAGACGTTGCTGCTCGGAGACGACTACCTCAACACCGACGCCGAGACGATAGAGTACGGGATGGGTATCAACGAGTCCATCCACATCCACCAGGCGGGGTGTCTCGACGGGGTCGACGCCGACACCGTCTACCACTGTCTCTTCTTCGACACGCTGTTCCGTGGCCACTTCCTGCCGCGGAAGACGGTCGACGTGCTCGACTACAGCGTGCCACGACAGGGGCTGGAACCGGACCCCGACGTCACCGACACGCTCACCTCGAAGTTCGGCTACCACTCCACCCGCGACCGGGTTCTCTCGGAGTGTTTCAGCGAGTTCGGCACCAGCCGCGAGTTCACAGAGGGCGTGATTCAGGAGCAACTCGACAAGTGGGACGACCGGTACGAGAACGTCTACGACAGTATCGCCCTGCTCGGCATCCAGAACCAACCCACGCTGTCGTTCCACTACCACCTCAGCGACAACTTCATCGAGTCGTTCGTCGCCGCCGACACGGAACTGCTGGACTGGCACTGCCGGGCACCTCCGGACGTACGCTCGACGGAGACGTTCCGGGCCGCGCTCCGTCGTCTCGACGACGACATCTTCAGGCACCGGCCACCGAACCGCCCACACGACTCCTTCCGCAAGAACCAGATCGAGAAGTTCCTCCGGGCGCGACTCCCGTTCGTCGACACGTTCGAGCGACCGTGGCCCGACCTCGCGGAGCAGTACGAGGCGGAGTCGCTCGACACGAAACTGTTCCCCGGCTACCCGAGCGTCCACGAGTTGCCGGTCAGGATGAAGCTCCGCGTCAACGACATCGCGACGTGGATGGACGACCGGTTCGAGCACCGCACCGTCACCGCGAACGACGTTCTCTGTCCCGGCGGCGGCCCGCAGATAGAGTCGTGATCGCCGCGAAGCCTCTTCTCTCTCCCTGCGCGGTCCCGTCGAGGGACGGTGCCTGACTCGGCACCGTGAGCAGTGTCGGCGGGGGCTGAACGCACACCGGAGCGATCCGACGACGAGTGTCGACGCCGAGGCGACCGACTCCTGACGATCCCAAACCCGAGGCAGAACAGCCGAGAGAGATGTATCGCGAGTGGTTCGCTTACCGGTCGCGCGAAATCGTCGCGTTCGGCTCGGTGTAGACGCCGCCGGAGAGCTTCACGCCCGGGGCCAGCGAGGTGTCGATACCCGTCTTCACCTCGTCACCGAGGACGACGCCGAACTTCCGGCGGCCCGTCGAGACCCGGTCGCCCTTCACCGTCAGCGTCACGTCGGCGCCGTCGTGGCGCAGGTTCGCCACCTTCGTCCCCGCCCCGAGGTTCACGTCGTGGCCGAGGACGCTGTCGCCGACGTACGAGAGGTGGCCGACGCTGGCCCCGGCCAGCAGGACGCTGTTCTTCACCTCGACCGCGTGGCCGACGTGGACGTCCGGGCCGATGCGGGTGGCTCCCCGGACGTAGGCGTTCGGCCCCACGTCCGCATCCGACTCGACGAGCACCGGCCCCTCGAGGACCGACCCGGCGCGGACGGTCGCCCCCTCCTCGACGACCACGTCGCCTTCGAGTCGGGCGTCGGAGCTGACCTCCCCCTCGACACGCCGGTCGAGCGCACCGAGTTTCCACTCCGTGGCCGCGAGCAGTTCCCACGGCCGGCCGACGTCGAGCCACCGGTCCAGCGAGACGGGCGTCACGTCGTGTTCGTCGACGACGTGGGCGAGGACGTCGGTTATCTCGGCCTCGCCGCGGTCGCTCTCGGGGACGTCGAGCCACTCGGTCGCGGCCTCGGGGAAGACGTATGCCCCGGCGTTGACCCGGTTCGTCGGCGGATCGGCGGGCTTCTCGACGATCTGCGTGACGACGCCGTCGTCGACGCCGACGACGCCGTAGTTGGAGGGCTCGTCGACCCGCACGGTCGCGACGCTCGGGCCGGCCGCGAACAGGTCCCGGAGGCTCCCGGCGTCGTAGAGGTTGTCCCCGTTCAGCACGGCGAAGGGGCCGTCGAGGTGCGGTGCGGCCGCCCGCACGGCGTCGGCCGTCCCGCGCTGTGACTCCTGGACGACGTACTCGACGGGCACCCCGGCGAACTCGTCGCCGAAGTAGTCGCGGACGTACTCCTCGCCGTAGCCGACGACGAGGGTGAGTTGCTCCGCGCCGGCCGCGACGGCGGCCGCGGCGGTGTGACCCGCGATGGGCCGGTCGCCGGCGGGGAGCATCGGCTTCGGTCG of the Salinirubrum litoreum genome contains:
- the glmS gene encoding glutamine--fructose-6-phosphate transaminase (isomerizing); the encoded protein is MCGIIAHVGDRRALDPVVSGLEKLEYRGYDSAGLAVQNGHGLDVWKCSGEVSELKETVDDVETSANVGIGHTRWSTHGPPTDRNAHPHTDSEGRVAVVHNGIVENYDELRESLRDRGHVFTSDTDTEVIPHLVAAYLDEGYDPRAAVEASVDELEGSYAIAAVVEDEEAVYAARQGSPLVMGIDDDRYFLASDVPAFLDHTAEVCYLEDGDFAAVRPDDVTIENGDGERVERDVERVDWQPEETGKGQYEHFMLKEIFSQPTSLKKTIEGRIDSGAEPALEDIDASTLADVERVRLVGSGTSYHAALFGAALLNQSGVSARAIRASEYDVNTGDPEPNTLFVAVTQSGETADTLGALRRAKRNGIDTIAVTNVVQSTAARIAETPLYIRAGPEIGVAATKTFSSQAVMLTLLSQVVADAADGASTVDDVERLMTDLERLPESVEEVLASSDAEAVATHYLGKDAFFFIGRGIGCSVAKEGALKFKEITYEHAEGFASGELKHGPLALVTEDTPIVAVCTRSGERTVKNAMEAQTRGAPIVAVAPAGHEAVSEADAHLSVPDVHPVCRSLLANVQLQLLSYHCAATLGRAIDKPRNLAKSVTVE
- a CDS encoding asparagine synthase-related protein; translation: MNKELFGVFGDRAVFDEHTATGSYDWVHEGERATVAVRDPALGLPGRTAAYADERGACLLWGEVLPPDGATSPVAERTLDRYAAVGTDAFDELNGSYLAFVEYDGEALVATDPVRTWQCFYADTSYGRVFGTDPKHVLDTVEEPSIDPRGVLEFVHLSVVLDERTAFEELSRAPFDGYLTGTGTGTLDRFVYDHTGSEEVDWVGELADRLRRAIRRRTVYPGKKGLMLSAGYDSRVVAVEHPQLDVCYTLGREGHPEVDVAGDVAAQYGVDHETLLLGDDYLNTDAETIEYGMGINESIHIHQAGCLDGVDADTVYHCLFFDTLFRGHFLPRKTVDVLDYSVPRQGLEPDPDVTDTLTSKFGYHSTRDRVLSECFSEFGTSREFTEGVIQEQLDKWDDRYENVYDSIALLGIQNQPTLSFHYHLSDNFIESFVAADTELLDWHCRAPPDVRSTETFRAALRRLDDDIFRHRPPNRPHDSFRKNQIEKFLRARLPFVDTFERPWPDLAEQYEAESLDTKLFPGYPSVHELPVRMKLRVNDIATWMDDRFEHRTVTANDVLCPGGGPQIES
- the glmU gene encoding bifunctional sugar-1-phosphate nucleotidylyltransferase/acetyltransferase; translated protein: MHAIVLAAGEGTRMRPLTETRPKPMLPAGDRPIAGHTAAAAVAAGAEQLTLVVGYGEEYVRDYFGDEFAGVPVEYVVQESQRGTADAVRAAAPHLDGPFAVLNGDNLYDAGSLRDLFAAGPSVATVRVDEPSNYGVVGVDDGVVTQIVEKPADPPTNRVNAGAYVFPEAATEWLDVPESDRGEAEITDVLAHVVDEHDVTPVSLDRWLDVGRPWELLAATEWKLGALDRRVEGEVSSDARLEGDVVVEEGATVRAGSVLEGPVLVESDADVGPNAYVRGATRIGPDVHVGHAVEVKNSVLLAGASVGHLSYVGDSVLGHDVNLGAGTKVANLRHDGADVTLTVKGDRVSTGRRKFGVVLGDEVKTGIDTSLAPGVKLSGGVYTEPNATISRDR